The following DNA comes from Mycoplasma phocoenae.
GAAAAATTACAAGAAATTGAATTTACTAGTCATAAAGATTCAGTAATATCACATCTTTTATCAAAATACAAAAAAGCATTTGAAGCAGAATTTAAAAAAGATATAGCTATAAAAGAATTCGAAATTAAAGATAATTTACTTTTAACATACAAAAATAAAATCTCTAAATTACAAGATTCAGTTCAAAAGTTATTAATTGAATCATTCCCTAAACAAATTAATGTTGCTAAAGAATGCATAATAAGTTTAAATGCATCTAAAACATTCCAAAAAGTTTTACAAGTGTTCTATAAATTTGAGTACAAATGAGTTAATGCTAAAAACAGTGTTTGTTTAAAACATGCACAATTGTTAAACATCGCTGATACATCATTAATGAAAAAACACCCTATTAATCAACAAATTAAAGAAATTAAAAAACGTAATGTTGTAATAGAAAAAAACATTAAAAACAAATACAAAACAGAAATTTTAAAATACTTCGAACCAGTATTCAGTAAACACAATATTAGTGGTATTACATTCAGCCAAAAAATTAACAAATTAATATCTCTAATGCCATCTTCAGTTCGTTTTGAAATCAGTAAACACGAAAAAGAAATCGTTACAATACCTCAAGCTATAACTAGAGATGTTTTAGAAGTTGCTGAAAGAGTAGATATTACTAAAAACTTAATTAAAAAACCTACTCAACTTTCAGGTGGACAACAACAACGTGTAGCGATTGCGCGGGCAATTGTTAAAAAACCAAAAATATTATTACTTGATGAACCATTATCAAACTTAGATGCTAAATTACGTATCTCAACAAGAAAATGAATTAGAAACTTACAACAAGAAAGTGGTATTACAACAGTATTTGTTACTCACGATCAAGAAGAAGCTATGTCTATTTCTGATAGAGTTATCTGTATGTCAACAGCATTAGTTCAACAAGCTGGTACACCAATGGAACTATATAATAAACCAAACAATGAATTCGTTGCTAAATTCCTTGGAATGCCAGAAATGACAATTATCGAAGCTGATGTTATTGATAAATGAGTTACTGTTAATGGAACCAAATTAATAGAAGTTCCAAAATACAGACAAAAGAAAATTAAAGTTGGTTTCCGTTCAGAAACTTTATTAGAATCTTCTAAGGGATTCATTGAAGGTAAATTAAAAGTAGTTGAATACTTAGGAAAAGAAATTCAATCACAAGTTTTCTTAGAAAATATTAATGTATTAGCTAACGTTTATTTAACAGCTAAAGATTCATACAAAATTGGTGAAAAAATTAAATTGGGTGTAAAAAGCGTTGATAAATTACATTTATTTGATGCTAAAACAGGCAAAAGAGTTAACTAATGAATTGATTAAAATCCAAATTTTATAAAAAATTCAGACTTAAAAACCACTTAACCAGTTTAAGTATATTGAATAGTAAGACTCCGGGATATAAACCATTTCTATTGTTATTTCCTTCTTTACTTACTATAACAATGTTCACCATAATTCCATTCATATTAGTTATTTCAGATTCATTTAAAATAAAAACAGGATTTGTTGCGAGTGATTTTGCATTTGGAACTGAAAACTATACTGAAGTATTCAATCACATCCATTTTAGAATAGGGATGCGTAATTCAATACTATATTCAGTAGTTGCATTACCTATTTCATTGGTATTTTCATTATTAATATCAAGTGCGATAGTTCATGTTATTCGCAAATGATCACAAGGATTTTGACAAACAATATTCTTCTTACCTTATGTAACAAGCGGAATTGCCGTTTCAGTCACATTCTTTTATTTATTTGATTCACAAACCGGTATGATTAACAACTTTTTCGGAATCTCTACACCATGATTGAATAGTGGAGATACGAGCAGCTGATACCCATTTGTTGCTATACTAGCAAATGGTGTATGACACAATTTAGCATTCCAAGTTTTAATATTAACTGGAGCAATGCTATCGATTAACAAAACTTTATATAAATCAGCAAGTATTGATGGTTCATATAAATTAAACCAATTCTTTTCAATAACACTTCCATCAATTAAAAATCAATTGTCATTCTTATTTACAGTTGGAATTATTGGAGGGATTAAAGTATTCCCATTGGCATTATTCAATAATGACGCTGACTCAGCGATAAACAATGGTGGATCAACAATTATGTTGTTTCTATATAGAGCGGTTCAGCACGCTGAATTTGAAAAAGCCGGGGCCGCATCAGTACTTTTATTCTTAATCGGAGTACTAGTATCATTTACTATCAAAAAAACAGTATCAATATCATACAATTTAAGTACAACTTTAGGAGTGAAACATGTATCGAATAAAATTACTAGTCAAACAAAAGTTTCTAAAGCATTCTTTAAACTCTAAACAGTCTTTAATGACTAAACAAGTTGATACTAAATCTGTATGAAGTTCATTATTAGGATTCATGTTTAAAATGTTAGTATTGGTATTCTTTGGGTTAATAATTATTTTCCCATTCTACTACATGATTATGACATCATTAATTAGTAATGATCTATCGCTAAAAGAAGGAGAATTAATTTTATATCCTTCTAAAGTAAACGGAAAAGGATGAGAATTCCATTTCGAAAACTTTAAAAAAGCATTAGAAGAAGGTTACTTACAAGCTGTATTATTCACAGCTGCAGTAACATCATTGAGTGTTGTATGTAAAATCTTCTTCTCTATAACATTTGGTTATGCATTTAGTTTAAGAAAATGAAAATACAAAAATCTATCTTGAGCATTATTCTTATCATTACTTGTATTACCAGAAGCGGCTTTATTGGCCGGACAATATA
Coding sequences within:
- a CDS encoding carbohydrate ABC transporter permease translates to MNWLKSKFYKKFRLKNHLTSLSILNSKTPGYKPFLLLFPSLLTITMFTIIPFILVISDSFKIKTGFVASDFAFGTENYTEVFNHIHFRIGMRNSILYSVVALPISLVFSLLISSAIVHVIRKWSQGFWQTIFFLPYVTSGIAVSVTFFYLFDSQTGMINNFFGISTPWLNSGDTSSWYPFVAILANGVWHNLAFQVLILTGAMLSINKTLYKSASIDGSYKLNQFFSITLPSIKNQLSFLFTVGIIGGIKVFPLALFNNDADSAINNGGSTIMLFLYRAVQHAEFEKAGAASVLLFLIGVLVSFTIKKTVSISYNLSTTLGVKHVSNKITSQTKVSKAFFKL
- a CDS encoding ATP-binding cassette domain-containing protein, which gives rise to MDSQLKVQQEQIYKHSKTRFKNKKTTPAIEIKNLVIDFGDAVAVDNVSFSIEQGELVTLLGPSGSGKSTTLNAISGLLRPTSGKIFFNGIDVTKYSPQQRELGLVFQNYALYPHMTVFDNIAFPLANDQHWKDEVIETSRSAQHAIYNILLSQENHSKSTLDELQKTFYMTIDNPKEGKKFLQELNSRRGDINETANNEYNRLAAKKIADSNTLTKKLINETKALDENWKQSSKFLDFAKESTYLENKKDIEKILEEINQLLSQFEKEANNLKINTENNFDLETKIAKVNEKLQEIEFTSHKDSVISHLLSKYKKAFEAEFKKDIAIKEFEIKDNLLLTYKNKISKLQDSVQKLLIESFPKQINVAKECIISLNASKTFQKVLQVFYKFEYKWVNAKNSVCLKHAQLLNIADTSLMKKHPINQQIKEIKKRNVVIEKNIKNKYKTEILKYFEPVFSKHNISGITFSQKINKLISLMPSSVRFEISKHEKEIVTIPQAITRDVLEVAERVDITKNLIKKPTQLSGGQQQRVAIARAIVKKPKILLLDEPLSNLDAKLRISTRKWIRNLQQESGITTVFVTHDQEEAMSISDRVICMSTALVQQAGTPMELYNKPNNEFVAKFLGMPEMTIIEADVIDKWVTVNGTKLIEVPKYRQKKIKVGFRSETLLESSKGFIEGKLKVVEYLGKEIQSQVFLENINVLANVYLTAKDSYKIGEKIKLGVKSVDKLHLFDAKTGKRVN
- a CDS encoding carbohydrate ABC transporter permease — encoded protein: MYRIKLLVKQKFLKHSLNSKQSLMTKQVDTKSVWSSLLGFMFKMLVLVFFGLIIIFPFYYMIMTSLISNDLSLKEGELILYPSKVNGKGWEFHFENFKKALEEGYLQAVLFTAAVTSLSVVCKIFFSITFGYAFSLRKWKYKNLSWALFLSLLVLPEAALLAGQYKVVVTLGWHVGFYRLLSLTLPFVASVFSGYMFRTAFEAVPDSVKESAMIDGASELKFFITIAIPMVKGTIWTVGILTALAAWNSFLWPSLIIGPGDNSYPVMNVWLFTTGKDNSSSEISRVFRNIRMAAAILAIAPMFITYFLFRGRIMRTISRNNVASKG